A segment of the Parasphingopyxis algicola genome:
CGGTTATCGCTGTCGCCGCATAGATGACGACGGAGTCGATATCCCGTGCGCTCAGGGCCTGGTCGATCGCCTGATCGATGGCCTCGCCGGTAGCGGCGTGAATCACGAGTGCGATCGTTTCGCGCCGGTCGGGCGCGGTGATCGTAGGGGCGAGCGCTGCAGCGCCTTCGGCCGCCACGAACCGGTGAAAGCCGTACCAGGTCGCCAGATTGGCCGCATTGTCGAACGCCGGCCGGGCGAGCGGCTGGCCGTCGTCGAGCGCGGTCTTCAGCTGGATGGCCAGCGCTTCGGTTTCGGGCGGGACGAGCGTCGCGTCATGATCGGCTTCGTGGATGAGTTCGGGCGTGCCGCCGACGGCGCTCGCAACGAAGGGAATTTTGTGCACGAGCGCTTCGTAGACGGCCATCGTCGAATTCTCGATCAGCGACGGCATTGCGGCGATCATATCGCGCGAACACATCAGCGACAGCGCTTCGGGCTGGTTGAGATCGGTGACGATATCGGCGGGGAAGGGCCAGCGTTCGGCATGCTCGTGGATGAAGTCGAGCGGCATCATGCCCTGTTGCGCGGCGAGCGGTTCGCCGGGCTTGCCGAGAAAGGTCACGCGGTCGATCGCGACGCCCTGCGCGACGAGCTTGTCGACCGCGAGAACGAAGAGATCGAGCCCCTTGCGCGGTTCGAGACGCCCGAAAAAGACGAGTTCGCGGGTGTGGATGCGATCGCCGAATGCCCGATCCGGCCGTTTGTCCTCGACCTTCACCTCTGCAAAATCGACGATATTGGGCTGGACGAAGGTGCGGCCTTCAGGAAGCGCATAGCCGATATGATCCATGAAGCTCAGGAGGTGCGCGCTGCCGCCGACGACCATGTCCGCCCATTCGACGCATTTCTGCTCGGCGAAACTGGCAATCAGCAGGTCGACATTGTCGATCGGCTGCATCTGGTAATGCCGGTTCCAGATATAGGGCGACGAGGTCTTGGTGACGAACAGCGTGTCCTGGAACGCCAGCCCGAGCCGTTTCGCCTGGAGTGCATAAAAGGCGCCGCCGCGCCATTCGGAGCTGTGAACGATATCGAAACGTTCGGTATCGCGAAGCCAGCGATAGAAAGATAGCCAGCGGGCCTGCCATTTGGAACTGGCGCCGGCGAGCGGTTCGCCGAGATCGGGGAGGGGAACGAACGTGATGCCGAGTTCGGCATAATGGTCGATCCAGTGCGCGGCCGTCTCGTTTTCGACCTCGCTGCCCTTGAGGTAGCAGACGGTGACGTCATGGCCGTCGGCCATGAGCCCGCGAGCCAGATGATAATAGGTCGACGCGATCCCGCCGTTGCGGACCGGACCGACGATCTCTTCGGTGGCGATCAGGACGCGCAGCTTCCCTGCAGCCTCGCTCTGGAACCGGTCCAGCGAGGGAAAGCTGCCGACGGTGAATTCATCGCGCTGCACTGGTCTGCCTCTCATGTCCCGCTGGTTTTTTCGGCCTTGCAACGCACGTGACCGTATTGATTTCGAGATCATCGCGCGTCAGCTCGCCGTCGAACGCCAGCACTTTCTCAAGGATATCGGGCTTCAGACGCTCCAGTGTCTCCGGCGGAGAGCGCTTTTCGTCCCAGTGTTCGATATCGAAGGCGATCCGGGTCATGCGCTTGAGTTCGTCCAGTTTGATGCGGTTGAGCTTGGTGCGCATATAGTGGTCCGGGGCAAAATTGCCGACGTTCAGAATATGGTTCCAATCGATCAATTGTCGTTGTTGTTCGGATTGCGGGTCGATCCGGTCAACGCTGTTCGGCGCCAGATGATGGCCGTTCCAGCAGTAGAAATTGTGGTGATTGTACAGGAGATAACCGTCGGCCCGGACATAGCGCCCGAGACCGGACAGGATCGTGCCGATATCCAGCAGGTGTTCGGTTACGTTATGCAGCGACAGGATGTCGAAGCGCCGGTCGGGATCGAGCGCATCATGCTTCGCCGGGATCAGCTCGATATCGGGGCAGTGCTCGGCGATGTGGCCCAGGGTGTTCGGGAGCTCGACATAGCGTCTCTTCCGTTTGTCCTTGATCCGCGCCTTGTCGAGATTGATCCGCGGATCGACCCCCGTGTAGCTCTGTGCGCCCATCATGAGAAAAGCCGTGCCGTAGAGTCCCGGTCCGCAACCGATATCGAGTATGTCGCGGCCGCGAAGATATCGGCGCATCCGGTACGGCCAGCCGAGATACCCGTGGCGCAGCGCCAGCTCGATCAGCCCCGGGTCGTAATTGCGGCATGCCCGTTCCAGATCGTCGGCATAGGCGAAATGCGCCGCTTTGGCGGCTTCGGGATCGTCCAACCAGAAATAGCCGTCCAATATCGGCAGACGCCGCCGGAACCATTCGGCGACATGCGCTGCCTCCGTCACCGCGTCGCTGGACAGAAGGCTTTCGATCCGTGCGAGCTTTTCGGCGGTTCCGTCCTTCAGCTCTTTTCGCGCGGCCTGAATCTCGCGCGCCCTGGACGGCGGATGCGGCGGCGTTCGGGCCGCGCTGCCGGTCGTTCCGGTGACCACGGATCGTTTCGCGCGGTTCCAGAGCCGCCATAACAGGCTTGCATTGGCGCCATCGGTGGTCGGCTCGGATTTCATCAGGCAAGGTGCCTTTTTGGTGGAAAGCTGGCAGTGACGGACGGCAAATCGAAAAGAATTGCGGTCATTTACGCGGACCTATAGCGAGCTTCGCAAAATAGCGGAAGGCGATTCGAATGAAGCTGATGGTAACCGGCGGCGCGGGCTTCGTCGGGAGCAACCTGATTGCACGGCTCAATGCGCTGGGCGGCTACGAGGTCGTGGTCCTGGACAATGAGGTGCTGGGATCGCGCGAGGCGATCACCGATCTCGACGCGGCGTTCATAAAGGGCGATATCCGCGACGCGGAAGCGGTCGAGGCGGCGCTCGACGGGGTCGAAGCGATCGTCCATCTTGCCGCCGATACCCGCGTTATTCCATCTATTTCCGATCCGAAGTTCAATTTCGATGTGAATGTCGGGGGCAGCCTCGTGATTCTCGAGGCGATGCGCCGGCTGGGGACCGAAAAGATCGTCAGCGCGTCGACCGGCGGCGCGATCATCGGCGAGGCCGATCCGCCGGTCTATGAGGGCATGGTCGCTTCGCCGGTATCGCCCTATGGCGCATCGAAACTGGCGGTCGAGGGCTATTGTTCGGCCTATTCCGCCTGTTACGGCATCCAGGCTGCGTCGCTCCGCTTTTCCAACGTGTACGGGCCGCGATCCTGGCACAAGGGCAGCGTCGTCGCCCTGTTCATCAAGCAGATCCTCAGGGGCGAGACCCTGACCGTTTATGGCGACGGCGAACAGACGCGCGATTATGTCCATGCGCGGGATCTGGCCGACGGCATCGCGGCGGCGCTGCAATCCGATGCCAGCGGACCGATCCAGCTGGGAACCGGGATCGGCACGCCGCTTAACGCGATCATAGCGATGCTGCGCGAGATCAGCGCCAAGGATTTTGCTGTCGACTATCAGCCGTTCCGCGACGGCGAGATCGTCCACACCTGGTGCGATATCAGCCATGCCCGCGCCACCTTGGGCTATGATCCGCAGATTGCGGTGCGCGAGGGGCTTGAGGAAAGCTGGCGCTGGTTCGTCGACAATCGCGAGCGGCTGGCGCTCTAGTTTGGGCCTCCGCTTGTTTCCGCCGCCGCTTTTTCGCACAGTCCGCGCATCGTGACGCATATCGCCTTTTTCGAACCGTCCTACGCCGCGCACAACCGGCGCGACTGGGAAATTCGCGGCAGCTACAAATATCCGAGCCTGCTCGGCGATCTCCACAAATGCGCGACGGTGACGGTGTCGATGCGCACGCTCCCGCCCGAGGGCGATCCGCACCGGCGGCGGCTGGAGACGGACCATGGCGTCCGGTTCCTCGCCATCGACACGCTCGAGGATGCGGGCGAACATGCGGTCGAGATGCTCGCGGACGACTATTCCGCCGTTATCGCCACCGAGGCGCCCGATATCGTCAGCACGCTCAATGGCCGGCCGATCGGTCATAACTACGCGCTGGCCCGCGCCGCGCACGACAATGGCGTAGACTATGTCTACCGGATCGCCGGCAACGATATCGCGACGCAGACGGCGGTCCGGGAATCGGACGGCTACCCCTTCACAGGCACGGGTTTGCTGGCGAATCTCCTGGCGCAGGAACGCTATGCGGCCGAGGTTGCCCGCACGGTGATCGTTATGGGCGGGACGGAGCGGGCCCGGGCCGAGGGGCTGGTGTCCGATCCTGGAAAGATCCGGATCTGCCGGCGCGGCGTCGACCGCGCGCATTTCGCGCCGCCGCCCGACGCGCCGGCTCGCTGCGATCGGATCCTGTTCGTCGGCCGGGATAGCGCGGAGAAGGGCATCGACCTGATCGAAGGCGCCGCGGCGATCCTCGCCGAACAGCGGCCGGCCATAAACTTCGTCATTGCCGGCGATTTCGCGGCGCGCGAAGAGAGCAATCGGCGCTATCTCGGCTTCCACGACTATGCGGCGCTGCCCGGACTGTATCGCGACAATCATGCCTTGCTGCTGCCGGCCCGGTCCGAAGGCTTTCCGCAGGTCGTGATGGAGGCGATGAGCTGCGGCTTGCCGGCAATCCTCTCGAAAAGCCTGTTCGCCGACGATTTCGGTGCGGAGGACGGTGTCGCGCTGGTCGAGCGGAACGCGCAGGCAATCGCCGATGCGATCATGCGCTGGCATGACGACCCGGCTCTGTTCGCCGCCGAGCGGACGCGCGCCCGCGATCACGCGGCGGCGCATTTCGATGCGGCGGTCAACGGTGCGCTGTACCATCGCGCCCTGCTGGACGAACCGACATGACCGCGGATATCCGCCCCATCGCGCGCCGCTACTGGTTTGCCGACGCGGCGGCGCTCGCTGCGATCCGCGCGGCGGAAGATCCGCCCCTGTGGACGGCCAGCGATCTTCCGGTAACGGCCATCTGCCTCGATGACGAGAGCGTGGACGCGCTCGGCGCGACCGCGGACAACGATGCCGGGCTGCGGATCATTGACGCGCGAGACCCGGCCGCGTTCGGCGCGACACTGGCGCGCGAGCTGAAAAGCGAGCAGGCGCGCTATCTCGAATTCGCCTTTCACGCGGTCGAGGATTTCGCGCCGGCGCTGGATCTGTTGCTGGAACAGCTCGCGGACGGGGCGCCGGCTGCGTTGGGTGCACAGCTCCTCGCGATCGGCCGTTTCGAGACCGGTACGAGCCGCGATGACGCCTACCCGATGGTCGAAGGCATATGGATCGCGGCCGAGCATGCCCGCAAGACGATCGCTACCGATAGACCGAATGACCGCGCATCCCTCCGTTCCGTGCTGTCGAAGCTGATCCGGGATATGGAGGCCCGGCGGATCCCGCTGATAATCGGCGCTCTTTATCGGACCGCCGCCGAAGAGCCCGGCCCGCAGGGAGCGGATCATGATGCCGCCCAGTGGCGCGCCCGGACCGCGCGCGCCTGGTCCGAGATCGAGCGGCTTCGCAGCGAGAAGCGGGTCCGGTCGGGCCGCGAAGCGGCGCTCCGGACCCGGCACGAACGCGATCTCGCCCGTCAGGCGGAGCGGGCGCAGCAAGAGATTGACCGGTTGCATCGCGCCGCCGGCTGGGCAGGGCGATGGCGGGCGCGCCTGGCCCGTTTTTTCGGGCGCCGATGACCGCGCGCTGGCCGCTTCCGACCGATGCCCCGCTCGTCGCGGCCATCGTCGCGACCCGCAACCGCTTCTGGCGTGACGCCATCGCCCTGTGGCGCGACATATTCCGGCACGGATCGAATGACGCGCTGGCGGCCGGATGTATCGCCGAAGCCGCATTGCGCATTGGCGAACAGGG
Coding sequences within it:
- a CDS encoding glycosyltransferase family 4 protein, with amino-acid sequence MQRDEFTVGSFPSLDRFQSEAAGKLRVLIATEEIVGPVRNGGIASTYYHLARGLMADGHDVTVCYLKGSEVENETAAHWIDHYAELGITFVPLPDLGEPLAGASSKWQARWLSFYRWLRDTERFDIVHSSEWRGGAFYALQAKRLGLAFQDTLFVTKTSSPYIWNRHYQMQPIDNVDLLIASFAEQKCVEWADMVVGGSAHLLSFMDHIGYALPEGRTFVQPNIVDFAEVKVEDKRPDRAFGDRIHTRELVFFGRLEPRKGLDLFVLAVDKLVAQGVAIDRVTFLGKPGEPLAAQQGMMPLDFIHEHAERWPFPADIVTDLNQPEALSLMCSRDMIAAMPSLIENSTMAVYEALVHKIPFVASAVGGTPELIHEADHDATLVPPETEALAIQLKTALDDGQPLARPAFDNAANLATWYGFHRFVAAEGAAALAPTITAPDRRETIALVIHAATGEAIDQAIDQALSARDIDSVVIYAATAITGAQRTMVDEVGGGAVELNEAIGTAAGACFNHALENVDHDILLFQAAEATSCKPGLADALRRAGATCPDALFTTMFAFAADAEGGDPDTIFAPLGGDPASQALTGGAYGLELVAGRRSTFQALGPFESYRVPKGATHEYVTRAAQQGRDLLVVPDILLDHAGDYASITAQAGHGAYLAQKAMIDAVPLPTKKLLLHKSAAARAPGNSGRILLGRAHREDGETAWLTNVEKMGKLSAPLPNRHHVLLGFDRAAARLDFAVLHQGRLVIRANGVPVREEIAFGARGQFTRDSIDLLPLLEDSDRLRLRIEFTRGGKERFASILAQRIEEEIYFLSARSPIYWDGDFDEALALIGGERRAPVLPKLQRMPENKPSLVSRLRRSRG
- a CDS encoding class I SAM-dependent methyltransferase is translated as MKSEPTTDGANASLLWRLWNRAKRSVVTGTTGSAARTPPHPPSRAREIQAARKELKDGTAEKLARIESLLSSDAVTEAAHVAEWFRRRLPILDGYFWLDDPEAAKAAHFAYADDLERACRNYDPGLIELALRHGYLGWPYRMRRYLRGRDILDIGCGPGLYGTAFLMMGAQSYTGVDPRINLDKARIKDKRKRRYVELPNTLGHIAEHCPDIELIPAKHDALDPDRRFDILSLHNVTEHLLDIGTILSGLGRYVRADGYLLYNHHNFYCWNGHHLAPNSVDRIDPQSEQQRQLIDWNHILNVGNFAPDHYMRTKLNRIKLDELKRMTRIAFDIEHWDEKRSPPETLERLKPDILEKVLAFDGELTRDDLEINTVTCVARPKKPAGHERQTSAAR
- a CDS encoding NAD-dependent epimerase/dehydratase family protein, with amino-acid sequence MKLMVTGGAGFVGSNLIARLNALGGYEVVVLDNEVLGSREAITDLDAAFIKGDIRDAEAVEAALDGVEAIVHLAADTRVIPSISDPKFNFDVNVGGSLVILEAMRRLGTEKIVSASTGGAIIGEADPPVYEGMVASPVSPYGASKLAVEGYCSAYSACYGIQAASLRFSNVYGPRSWHKGSVVALFIKQILRGETLTVYGDGEQTRDYVHARDLADGIAAALQSDASGPIQLGTGIGTPLNAIIAMLREISAKDFAVDYQPFRDGEIVHTWCDISHARATLGYDPQIAVREGLEESWRWFVDNRERLAL
- a CDS encoding glycosyltransferase; translated protein: MTHIAFFEPSYAAHNRRDWEIRGSYKYPSLLGDLHKCATVTVSMRTLPPEGDPHRRRLETDHGVRFLAIDTLEDAGEHAVEMLADDYSAVIATEAPDIVSTLNGRPIGHNYALARAAHDNGVDYVYRIAGNDIATQTAVRESDGYPFTGTGLLANLLAQERYAAEVARTVIVMGGTERARAEGLVSDPGKIRICRRGVDRAHFAPPPDAPARCDRILFVGRDSAEKGIDLIEGAAAILAEQRPAINFVIAGDFAAREESNRRYLGFHDYAALPGLYRDNHALLLPARSEGFPQVVMEAMSCGLPAILSKSLFADDFGAEDGVALVERNAQAIADAIMRWHDDPALFAAERTRARDHAAAHFDAAVNGALYHRALLDEPT